The proteins below are encoded in one region of Paraburkholderia aromaticivorans:
- a CDS encoding SDR family NAD(P)-dependent oxidoreductase, giving the protein MALLRERVSLVTGAGGGIGRGVARAFARQGAAVVIAEIDEKTGLQVEREIKELGGRALFVKTDVTSKASIEAAVQSTVAHFGSIDILVNNAFIPTPNVLFEDKTDEMLQQTLTSSLWATWWAMRAVMPPMRERRWGRIVNFYSIDTETGAWLHADYNTAKSGIVGLTRSAASEWGRFNITVNAIAPTAMGATFFKLAEENPGFAERSAAARPLGRCGDPEEDIGPAAVFLASEMSRFITGETLHVDGGLHLPGYNSRPANVPVREY; this is encoded by the coding sequence ATGGCTTTGCTTAGGGAGAGGGTGAGTCTCGTCACAGGTGCCGGCGGCGGCATCGGCCGCGGCGTTGCGCGGGCATTTGCGCGGCAAGGCGCGGCCGTGGTGATCGCCGAGATCGACGAGAAGACCGGCTTGCAGGTTGAACGCGAAATCAAGGAACTCGGCGGTCGTGCGCTGTTCGTCAAGACCGACGTGACGAGCAAGGCTTCAATAGAGGCCGCCGTGCAGAGCACGGTAGCGCACTTCGGCAGCATCGACATTCTCGTGAACAACGCCTTTATTCCAACGCCCAACGTGCTGTTCGAAGACAAGACCGACGAGATGTTGCAGCAGACCCTGACCTCGTCGCTATGGGCCACCTGGTGGGCGATGCGTGCGGTCATGCCGCCTATGCGTGAGCGCCGCTGGGGCCGCATCGTCAACTTCTATTCGATCGACACTGAGACCGGCGCGTGGCTGCATGCCGATTACAATACCGCCAAGTCGGGCATCGTCGGGTTGACGCGTAGTGCGGCTTCGGAGTGGGGGCGCTTCAATATCACCGTGAACGCGATCGCGCCGACCGCAATGGGCGCGACCTTCTTCAAGCTGGCCGAGGAGAACCCCGGCTTTGCCGAACGTTCGGCTGCGGCGCGTCCGCTTGGCCGTTGCGGCGATCCGGAAGAGGATATCGGACCGGCAGCGGTGTTTCTTGCGTCGGAGATGTCGCGCTTCATCACTGGCGAAACGCTGCACGTGGACGGTGGGCTGCATCTGCCAGGCTACAACTCGCGGCCGGCCAATGTGCCTGTGCGCGAGTACTGA
- a CDS encoding DUF2889 domain-containing protein: MFRRRIVIRSRTETSQRITRAALEDDFHHFRVEVASAHGQVSSIEAAAPRRPYTLCAQAAERLQALVGMALTQTAHEVTRITDASEQCTHLFELSGLAIAAAARGTLRRQYDIEVPMRVNDRTHSRLARDGVTLLEWNVLGTVIQGPPPYAGIDLYHGMARWALTTLSSEEAEAALVLRRATGIAKGRGMNLDAQVHARPSGNCFAQQPVRADQAIRIVGSTLDFATRPADLCAHDEAWLGFDE, translated from the coding sequence ATGTTCAGGCGCCGCATCGTCATCCGCAGTCGCACCGAGACGTCACAGCGCATCACGCGCGCGGCACTCGAAGACGACTTTCATCACTTCCGTGTCGAAGTCGCGAGCGCGCATGGACAGGTGAGTTCCATCGAGGCCGCAGCGCCGCGCCGTCCCTATACACTGTGCGCGCAAGCCGCTGAACGATTGCAGGCGCTGGTCGGCATGGCACTCACGCAAACGGCCCACGAAGTGACTCGCATCACGGACGCCAGCGAACAATGCACGCATCTGTTCGAACTTTCCGGCCTGGCGATCGCCGCGGCTGCGCGCGGTACGCTGCGGCGTCAATACGACATCGAGGTGCCGATGCGGGTAAACGATCGCACCCATTCCAGGCTCGCGCGCGACGGCGTCACGTTACTCGAATGGAATGTTCTGGGCACGGTGATTCAGGGACCGCCGCCGTATGCCGGCATCGATCTGTATCACGGTATGGCACGCTGGGCGCTGACAACGCTATCGAGTGAGGAGGCCGAGGCGGCACTGGTGCTCAGACGCGCGACGGGCATCGCCAAAGGGCGTGGCATGAACCTCGACGCTCAGGTGCATGCGCGCCCCAGCGGTAACTGTTTTGCACAGCAGCCGGTGCGAGCCGACCAGGCGATTCGTATAGTCGGTTCCACGCTCGACTTTGCGACTCGCCCCGCCGACCTGTGCGCCCACGACGAAGCGTGGCTAGGCTTCGACGAATGA
- a CDS encoding 3-phenylpropionate/cinnamic acid dioxygenase subunit beta has product MSEVKEAVDQAAAPQRARVPLGSAVYNAVVEFLYDEAVLLDEIRLEEWGATLATDLVYAAPLRQTRPYAQHASSVIRTMQHYHDNYRSIMGRIMRLTGTKSAWAEDPPSRTRRLVTNVLVYEGDAAGEYVVRSNLLVTRSRFNFDELDLISGERHDVLRRSGDTFKLARREIILDQAVLGTPNLAIFL; this is encoded by the coding sequence ATGAGCGAAGTAAAAGAAGCTGTAGACCAGGCGGCAGCGCCGCAACGCGCTCGCGTGCCGCTCGGTTCAGCCGTATATAACGCGGTGGTCGAGTTCCTGTACGACGAGGCGGTGCTGCTCGACGAGATTCGTCTGGAAGAATGGGGCGCGACGCTCGCCACCGATCTCGTCTACGCGGCGCCGCTGCGGCAAACGCGGCCGTATGCGCAGCACGCGTCGTCGGTGATTCGGACGATGCAGCACTATCACGACAACTATCGTTCGATCATGGGCCGCATCATGCGTCTCACGGGCACCAAGAGCGCCTGGGCCGAAGACCCGCCGTCGCGCACGCGCCGGCTCGTGACCAACGTGCTGGTATATGAGGGCGATGCGGCCGGCGAATATGTGGTGCGCAGCAATCTGCTGGTCACGCGCAGCCGTTTCAACTTCGATGAACTGGATCTGATCAGCGGCGAGCGCCATGACGTACTGCGCCGCAGCGGCGATACGTTCAAGCTGGCGCGCCGCGAGATCATTCTCGACCAGGCCGTGCTCGGCACACCGAATCTGGCGATCTTTCTTTAG
- a CDS encoding aromatic ring-hydroxylating dioxygenase subunit alpha, with the protein MLTQTSPTLADGIKVADLVNVETREVQMRTLSDPELYELEMERIFGKTWLLLGHESEIPNSGDFMVRDMGSDSVLVTRDKSGEIHVMLNVCSHRGMRVSTLDAGNTQIHTCIYHGWAFRPNGQFLGAPVEKECMHGKIRTKDELSLKKARMTLYGGLIFATWNLNGPSFEEFLGDAKWYYDMLFKRSDKGIEVLGPPQRFIVRANWKAAGEQSSGDGYHTLTLHRWLGEVGAYSKKDEKGGDLSPEMYGVEISSPHGHALRCIDLGRKIRRLTGLDPDKLTVEQKLDVLPPAGMTKEMVSQLKRNLNEGQLQVQTSMPPQVGGMFPNVLFGFLYIPQADGSVIGSITLHAYIPRGPDKLEFVNWIFAEKDCPPEVREQMLKQTIQLFGTSGMVEQDDSDTWPHMTLAAKGAQGKKQTLKYQAIYETGAPAGWPGPGIVNEGFTKDDTQWHWWLHWRELMTSES; encoded by the coding sequence ATGTTGACGCAGACCAGTCCCACACTGGCGGACGGCATCAAGGTCGCTGATCTGGTGAACGTCGAAACGCGGGAGGTGCAAATGCGCACGCTCTCGGACCCCGAACTGTACGAACTGGAGATGGAGCGGATTTTCGGCAAGACGTGGCTGTTGCTCGGCCATGAAAGCGAAATTCCGAACTCTGGCGACTTCATGGTTCGCGACATGGGGTCGGACTCGGTGCTGGTCACGCGGGACAAGTCGGGCGAGATTCACGTCATGCTGAATGTCTGCTCGCACCGCGGCATGCGCGTCTCCACGCTGGACGCTGGCAATACGCAGATCCATACCTGCATTTACCACGGTTGGGCGTTTCGTCCGAACGGCCAGTTCCTCGGCGCGCCGGTCGAGAAAGAATGCATGCACGGCAAGATTCGTACTAAAGACGAACTCTCGCTGAAAAAGGCGCGAATGACGCTGTACGGTGGGTTGATCTTCGCGACCTGGAATCTGAATGGCCCGTCGTTCGAGGAATTTCTCGGCGATGCCAAGTGGTATTACGACATGCTGTTCAAACGCAGCGACAAGGGCATCGAAGTGCTCGGGCCGCCGCAGCGCTTCATTGTGCGAGCCAACTGGAAGGCGGCGGGCGAACAGTCGTCGGGCGACGGTTATCACACGCTGACCTTGCATCGCTGGCTCGGCGAAGTGGGCGCGTATTCGAAGAAGGACGAAAAGGGCGGCGATCTGAGCCCGGAGATGTATGGCGTCGAAATCAGCTCGCCACACGGACACGCGCTGCGTTGCATCGACCTCGGCCGCAAGATTCGTCGTCTCACTGGGCTCGACCCGGATAAGTTGACGGTCGAACAGAAGCTCGACGTGCTGCCGCCCGCGGGCATGACAAAGGAAATGGTCAGCCAGCTCAAGCGCAATCTGAACGAAGGCCAATTACAGGTACAGACCTCGATGCCGCCGCAAGTGGGCGGCATGTTCCCGAACGTGTTGTTCGGCTTCCTCTATATTCCGCAGGCCGACGGTTCGGTGATCGGCTCGATCACGCTGCACGCCTATATTCCGCGCGGGCCGGACAAGCTCGAATTCGTCAACTGGATCTTCGCGGAAAAAGACTGTCCGCCGGAGGTGCGCGAGCAGATGCTCAAGCAAACCATCCAGTTGTTCGGCACGTCGGGCATGGTCGAACAGGACGACTCCGACACATGGCCGCACATGACGCTCGCCGCGAAGGGCGCGCAGGGCAAGAAGCAGACGCTCAAGTATCAGGCGATCTACGAAACCGGCGCGCCCGCGGGCTGGCCGGGCCCGGGCATCGTCAACGAAGGCTTCACGAAGGACGACACGCAATGGCACTGGTGGCTGCACTGGCGCGAACTGATGACCTCGGAAAGTTGA